A stretch of Candidatus Aminicenantes bacterium DNA encodes these proteins:
- a CDS encoding twin-arginine translocation signal domain-containing protein — MTTRREFIKTAAAIAGGAVLPGACATGRWSPTTSAAVSKSRVVSAAAEDMLIESRYNPAAIGRAFAAGMKELTGEKTEAAAWASLFSPDDVVGIKINCLGAPRVSSSIESVNAVAAGLKSAGVKDNAVIVWDRLDREFQRTGLTLNKGPVGM, encoded by the coding sequence ATGACCACTCGCAGGGAGTTCATCAAGACGGCGGCGGCGATTGCAGGCGGCGCGGTCCTGCCCGGAGCATGCGCAACCGGGCGGTGGTCTCCGACGACGAGCGCCGCGGTTTCCAAGAGCCGGGTCGTTTCGGCAGCCGCCGAGGATATGCTGATTGAGAGCCGGTACAATCCCGCCGCGATCGGCCGGGCCTTTGCCGCCGGCATGAAAGAGCTGACGGGGGAGAAGACCGAGGCGGCGGCCTGGGCTTCGCTCTTCTCGCCCGACGACGTGGTCGGGATCAAGATCAACTGCCTCGGCGCCCCCCGCGTTTCTTCTTCGATCGAGTCGGTCAACGCGGTTGCGGCCGGGCTTAAGAGCGCCGGAGTCAAGGATAACGCCGTCATTGTCTGGGACCGCCTCGACCGCGAGTTCCAGCGGACCGGCCTGACCCTCAACAAAGGCCCGGTCGGCATG